GATGTTCGACAGCGCATCCTGGCCGGAGGTATTGGCGCCGAAATAGCGCCCGATGCCTTGGCCGTAATAGGCCATGCCAACCAGCTCGTCCGGTCCGAATGCCGGTGACAGCCATCGCATCGGGAAGCGACCACTGCCGGCGACGCCCCAACCGGCGGTATTGCGCTCGACCGCCGGCAGCGGCGCCGCCGTGCCGGCCGTACGGATGGTGAGATCGCGCAGCAGGCCACGCAGATCGAGGCCCAAGCCATCGTTCCGGTATTCCAGCCGGCCGAGCAAATCGGGCGCAGAGGCAAATGAGGGACTCAGTCCCCCAAAGCCAGCCGGAGTGCTGATCTGTGTGAATACGCCTGCCGCGGACGTGTACTGTGTATCCGGCATCTCGATCGAAACGTGCCCGGTCAATCCCGGAGCCAATGTCGCGGTCGCCCGAACCTGCGGCTGGCGCACAAACGACTGGTTGAGATTGGTCGAGAAGTTCACGGTTTCATAGACGCCTTCATTCCACAGGCTGTTCGCCCAGCCGACCAGTACGCGAAACTGTTCGGTGCCGAGCTCGCCCCAGGCCTGACGGAGCCGAAAGACCGCATTGGGGGAAGCCGCCGTGCCCCCGCCGAAGTCTCCTTCCACGCGGGTTTCCAGAGTCCCCCAGGCGATCGCCGTGCGCGTATCCATGCCGATGCGGCTAAACCGGGCGGACAATCCGGTATCACCTCCCTGGATGTCGGCGGGGCTTCCGGAAAGTGGAATGGCTTGCACAGTCGGCGCATCGGACTGATTGCGGCCATTGAAGTCGTGGTACCCGTGGACGTTGGCGAAACCGTAGAACCGCACCTCGGACTGCGAGCCAGGGATACGCAAGGATAGACCCGGGAGATCCGAACGCAACGCGTCCTGGCCTTCTCCGTCGTACTGACTTCCCATTGCTTCGGGCGGACGCAGGCCCGGAATGGCCGCCGCTGCGGCTTGTGGCAGGACCGCGGCAGTTGATGCAATCGGAATCGCAGGCGGCTTTTGCCCGGTGGTGGGTGCGACGACGTCGCGACGTGCGGTGGTGGCCTGAGACTTCGAACGCTTATCGCGCGTT
This portion of the Bradyrhizobium diazoefficiens genome encodes:
- a CDS encoding DcaP family trimeric outer membrane transporter, producing the protein MPTFRALCGIASIAIFASPALAQTPASQEQKPSMEELMRRLDALQARATEGDKLISALRHRVDELETRDKRSKSQATTARRDVVAPTTGQKPPAIPIASTAAVLPQAAAAAIPGLRPPEAMGSQYDGEGQDALRSDLPGLSLRIPGSQSEVRFYGFANVHGYHDFNGRNQSDAPTVQAIPLSGSPADIQGGDTGLSARFSRIGMDTRTAIAWGTLETRVEGDFGGGTAASPNAVFRLRQAWGELGTEQFRVLVGWANSLWNEGVYETVNFSTNLNQSFVRQPQVRATATLAPGLTGHVSIEMPDTQYTSAAGVFTQISTPAGFGGLSPSFASAPDLLGRLEYRNDGLGLDLRGLLRDLTIRTAGTAAPLPAVERNTAGWGVAGSGRFPMRWLSPAFGPDELVGMAYYGQGIGRYFGANTSGQDALSNIGLPGVVDPSLDALPTYGASVGYRRFWTPQLRSNFVYSYAWQQYPSYAQFFVPGSAAATSLNSTMQQGIVNLIWSPFAELRGNTVGTGWLDVGLEYVYSHRDVYGGTTATAPISTGSGTANRILGSATVRF